The sequence below is a genomic window from Candidatus Binatia bacterium.
CCGGCGACCAGCTTCGCGCGCGCGGCACCCGCAGCGCCGACGGCGCCTCGCTCACCGCGGAAGAGATTGTCTTTGGAACTTTCCGCAACGTGGCGGGAACGATCTCGTCGATTGATGTCGCAAACCAAACGATGACCGTCATGGACCTGGCTACGAAAAAGCCCGTCGTGGTGAAGATCACGCCTGAGTCCCAAATGCACAAGCTGCCGCAGATGGTCGCGATGGCACTCGCGTTCCGTCTCCGTAGCGGAGAAATCGCGGGGGTGCCGGGCGGCAACGGCCAACCGGCGGGACAGCGTCCGCAGGGTGCGCCGGCACAAGGCGCGGGACAAGCCGGTGGTTCACGGCAAGGCGGCCCGGGAGGACCCAATGGCGGCGGCGGCATGCGCAATGCCGACCTGTCGCAGATGCTGGCTCGCATGCCGCAACTCGCGCTGTCGGAACTTCAGAAGGGTGACGCGCTGATGATCGTCACCACGCAAGGAAATGGGACTGACGTCTCGGCCGTCACGCTGCTCGCGGGCGTGGAGCCAATTCTTACCGCGCCCAATGCGTCCACCATCCTGTCGCCCTGGAACATCGGTACCGCCGGCGCGGGCGAGGCGCAATAAGTTGTACCGGCCCTGTCATATATTTCAGGAGAAGTTATGAAATCGGCAAGTCGCACAATTGCAATACTAATGTTCTTACTCTTGGTGAGCGCTTCCCTGCTCGCGCAATCGACCGGTGTAATTAAAGGACAAGTTACCGATCCGTCCGGCGCCGTCGTCACCGACGCGACCGTCACCGCGAAGTCGGCCGGCGGCCAGGTCGTTTCCGCTGCTACCAACAAGCAGGGCAATTACGAAATCAAGGGACTCACGCCGGGAAAATATGCGATCAGCGTTGTTTCCAAAGGTTTTTCGAAATATGAGACGCAGGACCTCGCCATCGAAGCCGGACATGCGCAGCAACTCGACATCGCGATGGAAATCGCGGTGAAGTCTGAGCAGGTCGAGGTGCAGGACACGACCACGCAGGTGGACGTCGCGCCGTCGAATAACGCGAGCGCCATTGTCCTCAAGGGTAAGGACCTGGACGCCCTCTCCGACGATCCCGACGATCTCGCCGCCGATCTCCAGGCTTTGGCGGGACCTTCGGCCGGCCCTAACGGCGGGCAGATTTATATCGACGGCTTCACCAACGGGCAGCTTCCGCCCAAGTCTTCGATCCGCGAAGTCCGCATCAATACCAATCCGTTCTCGGCGGAGTTCGACCACATCGGCTACGGACGCATTGAGATCTTCACCAAGCCCGGCACCGACAAGTTCCACGGTCAGGCGATGTTCAATTTCAACAACGAGATTTTCAACGCGCGCAATCCGTTCAACCACGGCGACCAGCCGGGATACCAGACGGAGATGTACAACGCCAACGTCGGCGGGCCGCTTAGCAAGAAGGCTTCCTTCTTCTTCAGCGTGCAACGCCGCAAACAGGATGAAACTGCGATCATCAATGCCGTGGTGCTGGACAACAACTTCAACCAGGTCCCGTTCAGCACCGGCATACCCAACCCGGTAACGCGCCTGGAGATCGGTCCGCGCCTCGATTACCAGGTAACGAAAAACAACACGCTGACGGCGCGGTATGAGTTTGGCCAGAACGATAGCCAGGACGGCGGCCTCGGCACCTTTACGCTCCCCACCTACGCGTCCAACACGCACAGAACCAATCACGAACTCCAAATCAGCGATACCCAGGTGCTGAGCACGACCGTGATCAACGAGACCCGTTTCCAATTCGAGCGCAACCGCAGCTCCAACGCGGCCCTGTTCGGTACGCCTTCGATTTCCGTCCTCGGAGCGTTTACCGGCGGTGGCAACTCGGGCGGCATCGCCGAAGACCACTCCGACCAGTACGAATTCCAGAATTACACCCGCATGACGCACGGCAAGCACCTGATTACCTTCGGCGGCCGGGTGCGCGCGACGCGCGATGCCAACCAGTCCACTGGCGGATACAACGGATCCTTTACCTTCGATTCATTGACTGCCTACCAGATCACGCAACAGGGACTCGCGCTGGGATTGACACCGGCGCAAATCCGCACTGCGGGTGGCGGTTCCAGCCAGTTCAGGATTACGGCCGGCCAGCCGCTGGTGGATGTCACCCAGGCGGACGCCGGCCTGTTCGGCGAAGATACGTGGACCCTGCGTCCCAACATGACGCTCACTACAGGTCTCCGCTTCGAGACCCAGAACAACATCCCCAATCATTTCAATTTCGCTCCCCGCGTCGGTTTCGCGTGGGGGCTGGGCAGGATCAAGAACGGGCCATCCAAGACGGTGCTGCGCCTCGGCACCGGCATCTTCTACGACCGCTTCAGCGAGGGCCTGGTCATGCAGGCGGAGCGGCTGAACGGAATTACGCAGCAAACGTACATCGTAACCAATCCGGACTTCTACCCGAACATTCCGGCGGTCAGCACTCTTACCGGCGCATTGAGTTCGCCCACGACGTATCAGATAGCTCCCAATCTCCACGCGCCTTACGTGATTCAGTCGGCGGCCACTCTGGAACGGCAGGTCACGAAGACGGCAACCATGTCGTTTACGTATCTGCACTCGCGCGGTGTGCACCAGTTGCTTACACGCAACATCAACGCACCGCTCCCGGGCACTTACACGGGCCCCGGCACCGGCG
It includes:
- a CDS encoding carboxypeptidase regulatory-like domain-containing protein; amino-acid sequence: MFLLLVSASLLAQSTGVIKGQVTDPSGAVVTDATVTAKSAGGQVVSAATNKQGNYEIKGLTPGKYAISVVSKGFSKYETQDLAIEAGHAQQLDIAMEIAVKSEQVEVQDTTTQVDVAPSNNASAIVLKGKDLDALSDDPDDLAADLQALAGPSAGPNGGQIYIDGFTNGQLPPKSSIREVRINTNPFSAEFDHIGYGRIEIFTKPGTDKFHGQAMFNFNNEIFNARNPFNHGDQPGYQTEMYNANVGGPLSKKASFFFSVQRRKQDETAIINAVVLDNNFNQVPFSTGIPNPVTRLEIGPRLDYQVTKNNTLTARYEFGQNDSQDGGLGTFTLPTYASNTHRTNHELQISDTQVLSTTVINETRFQFERNRSSNAALFGTPSISVLGAFTGGGNSGGIAEDHSDQYEFQNYTRMTHGKHLITFGGRVRATRDANQSTGGYNGSFTFDSLTAYQITQQGLALGLTPAQIRTAGGGSSQFRITAGQPLVDVTQADAGLFGEDTWTLRPNMTLTTGLRFETQNNIPNHFNFAPRVGFAWGLGRIKNGPSKTVLRLGTGIFYDRFSEGLVMQAERLNGITQQTYIVTNPDFYPNIPAVSTLTGALSSPTTYQIAPNLHAPYVIQSAATLERQVTKTATMSFTYLHSRGVHQLLTRNINAPLPGTYTGPGTGVRPLGGNNNVYEYNSEGIFKQDQLITSANVRIGARVSLNSFYVLNWANGNTSGAGSFPVNQYSLANEYGRTGYAVRQRFMVIGNISAPFGFRFSPFVMVSSGNPFNITLGRDLNGDSIFNDRPAFATVLTRPSVVQTQWGAFDSSPIAGQTIIPVNYGTGPGLFSINLRVSKTIGFGPSLNSEANRGNRGGGGDHGPGGG